The genomic region CGTGTCTGTAGAACAGGTgttgctgtccctgcccaggcagctctgctgtccctgtccctccctggcagctctgctgtcccttcgTGTTGTTCGAGTCACGGACCGGGGCGGGAGGGGGGAGACCCCAATTAGGGGCGGGGGGTAATTAGTGAATCCCATAGTTCCCTTCCCACTGTTTTTCTGGATGTGTTCCTGCCGTGTGTCCGGCCCCGCTGTCTTGTAGCTGTAGCGAGTAAGTGTGACTGTAACTCTGAGTAAGGACTGTGTGACACAGCCACAGTGTAtcactaaataaataaagttaTTTCACCAAcacccagctctcctgctgccacggcaggctgggggaaaagaggggtttgctctgagctgtgacattgctgtcctgagctggatggaggaggaaggatggaggagaaggagaaagatgAGGAGAaatggaggaagaggaggaggaaggatggAGCGGGCAGcatgaaggagaaggaggagggatCGAGGAGGAAGGATGAATGAGGATGAAGGATAGGAGGAGAAGGGACAGAGGTGGAGGAATGGAGAAGGAATgacagaggagggaaggagaaaggacTTTTCTGATGTTGTTGCAAAATGTGGAATATGTAACAATGTTCTCAGGAGGTCTGTTCTTTGATCTTTATTACTTTCAAGCCTGATCAGCAAAAATTGAGATTTAATCCAAGAAATTGAGCAGGTAATGAGCTGGAAGTGATGTCCAGGTGTTGGAAGCTGTTGTGGGTGGAATTGCCTCATTGAGGGTTAGGGCTGGACATGCTTGAATGatctcagccctgggggaggTTACCAAAGCTTGGGAAGAAGGATCTCTCTCAATTTTGGGATAACAACAGGACCCTGTGCATGCAAACGTGACTCTGAATGGAGCCCTCAGGTGAGTCCTGCCCTGCAAAACACCTGGGACtgatcctgctgctccagcaagaCCTGCAGGACTCTGCCAGTGCTGCTTCCCTACAGCCTGaacccctggcagtgctcccttcatccctgcaagtgtccaaggccaggctggacagggcttggagcaacctgggatagtcCCTGCCCTCCCTATCCAGGCACTGGATgatccttcccacccaaaccagtcCATGATTTTATAAATTTGTGCCTCTCAGCCCGGTTTTATGTCactaaaaaaaattccagtgttGCTGGAGCTGTTGTTTTCCCACCAGGAATCAGCAACTGCTCAATTTCTGGAGGATGAAATGGACTCTGGTGGCCTTGAAGCTTTGCTAATTAACATACCCAAAACATGAATGTGCCTTCAGAAAGAATCCACTCTTTCCTGTCAGCCAGGtcagcaggaaaacacctgAGTCATTCcctgggaggagctgcctggggcaggggagaCCTTCTGGGGCTCCTGCCAGGGAATGCTCCGAAGCAGGAGGGACAAATCCAACCTTGGAATTggatctgcagctcctccttccaTATGGAACATACAGATTGTGGGAAATCAGAGAGGGGATAGAAGAGGTCTCCTTCCCTTGTTGCAGGGGCTTCCAGGATGTTCGTTCCCCTGgtggaaaagctgatttttaattCTTAGTGAAAATCTCTTTTCCCGTGTATTTTCCTtgttccctgcccagctcctggagctgtgctggtgccaccacagccacagtcctgccctgctccttcacagcagtgctggaacACTCCAAGCTCATTAGGGGCTGATTTCCAGCAGAGTCAGTGGAAAAAGCCCCTGAAACAGCTGCAGATCCCAATGTTCTCCTGCAGGCTGCAAGGGTGACTGGGGCTGAGCCTTGTCCCAGCATTTCCTTGGAATGGTGCTCATGGTGGGTACATCCCAACCTCCACACAGACTTTCTGAGTGGGAAGAAGCTGAAGTCAGGCTGCTGTACTTGATTTATTGATTGTTTTTACGGAAAAAGTGGAAAACACCACATAGAAGAGAagtcagagccagggctgtcccgAAGCCATTACAATGTGATCCCACCAGGCATTTGCTGATAATTTCCTTGGTAATTTACATTTCCAAACATCCCAGTCCTATATTGTGGGGGTGTTATCAGCAAAGAGGCACaaacagccagagctgtgcatgGACTGGGGCTGGATTTTACTCCTGGAGTTGCCAGCAAACCCAGCAATGCAGAGCAGAAgtgggagagaggagaaggaaagaattCCATGGCACAAGAGAGTGAAACAAGTGAATTTCCTGGAGGACAatgcctgtgctctgctcaggaATGCTCAACAACCAGGGATCCAGGATCAAGGGATCCACAACCAGCCCAGAACTCACCTAATTTAAGTCTTGCTAAAACCTggatcctgctggagcagctgccccccAGGCCTCACTTCCCACCAGCTTTTCCCAACACCCATTCCCAGGAGCACAGCCTCAATCCCCAGCCACCTTCCAGCCAAATGAGCCCCTTGGCATCTCCCCACGTGGGAAAGAGCTGATCCTGTGCAGGCCAGGGGTGCCTCCAGTGAAAGCTGAACCGTGAGGAGTCATCTCAGACGTTGGGAAGAAGGAGTGGAGAGGTTCTGGCAGGATGGAGCTCCCTGTTAGTGAACTGTCCGTTCCTTCTGCCGCTGGTAATCTGGGAGGAAGGGACAAGGAGAGCATGGCCAGGGGGAATCACCCAAAATGTTCAGGAAAACACACATTCCCAAGTGGAGGCAGTGTTGGAAACCTTCTGGCTTTAAAAGTGCACCTCCGCCAGTGATTTTAGGGCATTCAgaacaaaatgctttttatgAAATTTAAAACCCCTTCTTCCCCtactcctttttctttttcttcttaatggCCACTTTCCATTCTATGAAGAATCCTTGTTTGGTTtgacttttcccttttttatccCTTAAATCTTGGAACTTTATAGGTGCAGAAACTGGGAGTTAACCCAGTCCTTCCCTTCACTCACAATTCAAACATCCTTAGggaatccaagggaaatccaccATTTGCACTTGTGCCAGACCTCGTTCCCCTGTTATTCAAGGATAATCAGCTGGAAGTGCTGAGCTTTAAATTaacttttccattcccagccGTCCCACCTTCCTGCTCTCCGAGTTTCCTACATGGAAAGCCAAGCCTCATTATCCTGATGTGGTGCCTGATCCTAAATCAACAATTGGTGACCTTGGGCTGCTAAACTGGGCTGGAATGGGCAGGCATTGATGGCATTTGCTTCCCAAGGAGCCTCCCAGGACTGGGCACGTACTGTAGGGGAAGTACCGCACGCGCATCGTGATCTCCCGCGCCGTCTTCAGGATCTCCACGGCCTGGAAAACGAGCACAGAGCATTGCATGGgttctgtgctgggctcagaggctgcaggaaggtggattccccatcccagcactcacCTTGCTGTGCTCAATGTCCTGGAAATCCACATCGTTCACTGAGAGCACCTGgtccccctcctgcagcccgGCCCTGTGAGCATCCGAGTCGGGAATCACCTgggaagggagggcagggatggcagcaggggatgtcccacagctcccctcccacactgccctgggagcaattccaggggctgggaggagagcagggagaggtgcAGGATGTTCTGAGACAGCCAGAGcctccctggggctcagctgctcccaccagcacaggcaggatCTGGGAAGGAAGGGCACAAGGACGGACACACCTTGGAGATGAAGATTCCCAACTGCGAGGCTTTTCCTCCCCGGATGTTGAAGCCCAGCTGTGGGAAAagccagcagggaaatgcagtCACCAGGACCCTTTCCTTGGCCCAGTTCTCTTTCCATTCCCCAGGACTCTTCTCCCTGTCCAAGGCCCTTCCAGTTCCCCAGGACTGCTCTCTCTGCCCTGCCTCCCGGAGGGATCCAAGGCGTGGGTGCTGCGGTGCTCAGCCAGGTCCTCTCTCCTCATTCCTGCCACCGGGAACACCTCAGGGGACCCCGCTCCCATCCTCCAGAGCTCCACGTCCCAAGATACCACATCAGGAACAACCTCTCCCCCTGGCCACCAGCCTGGCATCTGCCACCCTGCCCGCCCCACGCCTGTCACAGCAGTTCCCTGTACCAGGACGCTGCCGGTCGGGAATATCGCGATCTCAGCGTCTTTTATTGTCGGGAAACGCTCCGGGAACGCGACACCTCGCCCAGGAACGCCGGGCCGGCGTCGCCCGCCTCACCTGCGCCCCGGGCGGCTTCTTGAGGACGATGGTGCGGGGCAGGAACTGCGTGAGCTCGTTGTTGTAGTCGGGGTGATAAACGCGCTGCGGGGGACGCGCGGCGGCTcagccggggccgggccgggctcccctgcccggcggggccCCGCGGCCGCAGCTGCCCCTCCCGGGCCGTGTccccgctccccccgccccg from Ammospiza caudacuta isolate bAmmCau1 chromosome 14, bAmmCau1.pri, whole genome shotgun sequence harbors:
- the PDZD11 gene encoding PDZ domain-containing protein 11; translated protein: MEGRVPYDDFPVVFLPPYESPPAWVPPHERVYHPDYNNELTQFLPRTIVLKKPPGAQLGFNIRGGKASQLGIFISKVIPDSDAHRAGLQEGDQVLSVNDVDFQDIEHSKAVEILKTAREITMRVRYFPYNYQRQKERTVH